In Bacillota bacterium, a genomic segment contains:
- a CDS encoding copper amine oxidase N-terminal domain-containing protein, with protein MKTKILAALLILSLAAGPAGAAGVADTRVDVYEAQKLVKSVVFKVGEKEYFIDNRVPGVAMDVAPYTAGGRTFIPVRFLSNALGVTDKHIAFKNPAVTLTEPGFPAVELAVGSKTIKSGGTARTMDVAPAVRGQRTFLPARFVAEALGYQVEWDAVNQVVVAWAAGQPKPDVGAVLQHLGAKPQPGVAGVDPVLGRYVVKSGYKIPVQHSFWSLNPRLADDQHKAELALSVCIQANADQNFKVMRAILESKFSETDVDLMLNRFEHKVKTRDAMASVRSECLVVGGKDVTVGSNARNSLINVVIWGDVR; from the coding sequence ATGAAAACGAAAATCCTTGCGGCATTACTGATCTTGTCCCTGGCCGCCGGGCCGGCGGGAGCGGCGGGGGTGGCGGATACCCGCGTGGACGTGTACGAAGCGCAAAAATTGGTTAAAAGCGTAGTATTCAAAGTCGGCGAGAAGGAGTACTTTATCGACAACCGGGTACCTGGTGTCGCAATGGACGTGGCGCCGTATACGGCTGGCGGACGAACGTTCATACCGGTGCGGTTTCTAAGCAACGCCCTGGGCGTCACGGACAAGCATATCGCTTTCAAAAACCCGGCGGTCACGCTAACTGAACCCGGCTTTCCGGCGGTGGAACTGGCGGTTGGCAGCAAAACGATTAAATCCGGCGGCACGGCCCGGACGATGGACGTGGCCCCGGCGGTGCGCGGGCAGCGGACCTTCCTGCCCGCAAGGTTCGTGGCCGAAGCCTTGGGCTACCAGGTAGAGTGGGACGCGGTGAACCAGGTGGTGGTGGCGTGGGCGGCGGGCCAGCCGAAGCCGGACGTGGGCGCGGTGTTGCAGCACCTGGGCGCGAAGCCGCAGCCGGGCGTAGCGGGGGTGGATCCGGTGCTGGGGCGGTATGTGGTGAAAAGCGGGTACAAGATTCCGGTGCAGCATAGCTTTTGGAGCTTGAATCCCCGGCTGGCCGACGACCAGCACAAGGCTGAGTTGGCCCTGTCGGTCTGTATCCAGGCGAATGCAGATCAGAACTTTAAAGTGATGCGGGCAATTTTGGAGAGCAAGTTTTCAGAAACAGACGTGGATTTGATGTTAAATCGCTTTGAACATAAGGTTAAGACTCGGGATGCGATGGCAAGCGTGAGATCGGAATGCCTTGTGGTCGGCGGCAAAGATGTGACGGTTGGTAGCAATGCCAGGAACAGCTTGATCAATGTTGTAATTTGGGGGGACGTCAGGTGA